Proteins encoded within one genomic window of Schaalia sp. HMT-172:
- a CDS encoding ABC transporter ATP-binding protein, producing MDYSPLLDIQDLHTDIEIRSGVVHALSGVDLYVNPGETLGIVGESGSGKTMTALSLMGLLPQGGRVSSGSIYLDGQDLTKMPLHAKRKLRGTKVGMIFQDPLTSLNPTMKIGLQVCEPLRVHKNMSKKDALERAVEILKRVGMPRPEIVINNYPHQLSGGMRQRVMIAMALVCEPRILIADEPTTALDVTTQMQILDLIDELRDEYQMGVILITHDLGVVAGHTDRVAVMYAGRIVETAPTKTLFTEPKHRYTSSLMAALPERALAAGTKLFSIPGAPPSLTNLPVGCRFASRCLWAGAECVDRYPDLSGEGFHTYSCFHPVQEGDESPAELQAKLEGSAPIDEAVAEPGAQVVYGEVEDTDEVLLDVKEASREYASSGSGFLKRDKGVVSAVDRVSITLKKGETYGLVGESGCGKSTMGRLIAGLEPPSGGAIELGGRDLATLKGRDAVRIHRDVQMMFQDSYAAMDPRMRIDQILAEPMSIQKTGNMRQIAARIMEIIEQVGLTEEILDRYPHEFSGGQLQRIGFARSLTLAPDLIVADEPVSALDVSVQAQVLNLMKDLQAELGLSYLFISHDLAVVQYMADRIGVMYLGRIVEEGPAKEVVENPKHPYTKALIDSIPVPDPEFSHDDQAIKLTGEPPSAVNPPKGCRFRPRCPFAGEECKIQPLLTEETHRVACHHPLLQMSTTQEVDA from the coding sequence ATGGATTACTCTCCGCTCCTGGACATCCAGGACCTCCACACGGACATTGAGATTCGCTCCGGCGTGGTCCACGCCCTCTCGGGTGTCGACCTGTACGTGAACCCCGGCGAGACGCTGGGCATCGTGGGCGAGTCCGGCTCCGGCAAGACGATGACCGCCCTGTCGCTCATGGGTCTGCTCCCCCAGGGAGGCCGCGTCTCCTCGGGTTCCATCTACCTCGATGGGCAGGACCTGACGAAGATGCCGCTGCACGCCAAGCGCAAGCTGCGCGGCACGAAGGTCGGCATGATCTTCCAGGATCCCCTGACCTCGCTGAATCCGACCATGAAGATCGGCCTGCAGGTCTGTGAGCCGCTGCGCGTGCACAAGAACATGTCGAAGAAGGACGCGCTTGAGCGCGCCGTCGAGATCCTCAAGCGCGTGGGCATGCCGCGTCCCGAGATCGTCATCAACAACTACCCGCACCAGCTGTCGGGCGGCATGCGCCAGCGTGTCATGATCGCCATGGCCCTCGTGTGCGAGCCGCGTATCCTCATCGCCGATGAGCCCACGACGGCCCTGGACGTGACAACCCAGATGCAGATCCTCGACCTCATCGACGAGCTGCGCGACGAGTACCAGATGGGCGTCATCCTCATCACGCACGACCTGGGCGTGGTTGCCGGTCACACGGATCGCGTGGCGGTCATGTACGCCGGTCGCATCGTGGAGACGGCACCCACCAAGACGCTTTTCACCGAGCCGAAGCACCGCTACACGAGCTCGCTCATGGCGGCACTGCCCGAGCGGGCGCTCGCCGCGGGCACGAAGCTGTTCTCGATCCCGGGTGCTCCCCCCTCGCTGACGAATCTGCCGGTGGGTTGTCGTTTCGCCTCCCGCTGCCTGTGGGCCGGAGCCGAGTGCGTGGATCGCTACCCGGATCTGTCGGGCGAGGGCTTCCACACCTACTCGTGCTTCCACCCCGTCCAGGAGGGCGACGAGTCCCCCGCGGAGCTTCAGGCGAAGCTCGAGGGCTCCGCTCCGATCGACGAGGCAGTGGCCGAGCCGGGTGCGCAGGTCGTCTATGGGGAGGTTGAGGACACTGACGAGGTTCTCCTGGACGTCAAGGAGGCCTCCCGCGAGTACGCGTCCTCCGGATCGGGCTTCTTGAAGCGCGACAAGGGGGTCGTCTCCGCCGTCGACCGTGTCTCGATCACCCTGAAGAAGGGCGAAACCTACGGCCTCGTGGGCGAGTCAGGCTGTGGCAAGTCGACGATGGGGCGCCTGATCGCGGGCTTGGAGCCACCCTCGGGCGGCGCTATCGAGCTCGGTGGGCGCGACCTGGCGACTCTCAAGGGCCGCGACGCGGTGCGAATCCACCGCGACGTGCAGATGATGTTCCAGGACTCCTACGCGGCGATGGATCCGCGCATGCGTATCGACCAGATTCTGGCCGAGCCCATGAGCATCCAGAAGACCGGCAACATGCGTCAGATCGCCGCGCGCATCATGGAGATCATCGAACAGGTTGGCCTGACCGAAGAGATCCTGGACCGCTACCCGCATGAGTTTTCGGGCGGCCAGCTCCAGCGCATCGGCTTCGCCCGCTCGCTGACCCTGGCACCCGATCTGATCGTGGCGGACGAGCCCGTCTCCGCGCTGGACGTGTCGGTGCAGGCTCAGGTGCTCAACCTCATGAAGGACCTGCAGGCCGAGCTGGGCCTGTCCTACCTGTTCATCAGCCACGACCTGGCGGTCGTCCAGTACATGGCGGACCGCATCGGCGTCATGTACCTGGGCCGCATCGTCGAGGAGGGACCGGCGAAGGAGGTGGTCGAGAACCCGAAGCATCCCTACACGAAGGCGCTCATCGACTCGATCCCCGTGCCCGACCCTGAGTTCTCCCACGACGACCAGGCGATCAAGCTGACGGGCGAGCCCCCGAGCGCGGTCAACCCGCCCAAGGGCTGCCGCTTCCGGCCACGCTGCCCCTTCGCCGGCGAGGAATGCAAGATTCAGCCGCTCCTCACGGAAGAGACGCACCGCGTGGCCTGCCACCACCCCCTCCTGCAGATGAGCACGACGCAAGAGGTGGACGCGTAA
- a CDS encoding copper homeostasis protein CutC — MTIVEICVEDAVGVRRARDGGADRIEICTDLSCGGLTPAFDEVASALEVAPEGGVQVLVRPRPGNFVHSREEVDRIASDIVTLSAIGRGAPVRLGFVVGVLNADGTINVDAAARLRDVAEDAPLTFHRGFDQVRDQDRGLDVLMELGYDRVLTTGGDPAVAQPGVLARLVERGGEDIIILVSGGLRAHNVAEVVAASGASEVHMRAPGASGTDRAEVERIVSALHG; from the coding sequence GTGACCATCGTGGAGATTTGCGTCGAGGACGCCGTCGGTGTGCGCCGCGCGCGCGACGGGGGAGCGGATCGCATCGAGATCTGCACCGACCTGTCGTGCGGGGGCCTGACTCCCGCCTTCGACGAGGTCGCCTCCGCCCTCGAGGTCGCCCCCGAGGGTGGGGTCCAGGTTCTCGTGCGTCCGCGCCCGGGCAACTTCGTCCATTCGCGCGAGGAGGTGGACCGCATCGCCTCCGACATCGTCACCCTGTCGGCGATTGGGCGTGGGGCACCGGTTCGCCTCGGATTCGTCGTCGGCGTCTTGAACGCGGACGGCACCATCAACGTGGACGCAGCCGCGCGTCTGCGCGACGTGGCAGAGGATGCGCCTCTGACCTTCCACCGGGGCTTCGACCAGGTGCGCGACCAGGATCGGGGGCTGGACGTCCTCATGGAGCTGGGGTATGACCGCGTGCTGACGACGGGTGGCGATCCGGCGGTCGCCCAGCCGGGCGTCCTCGCTCGGCTCGTGGAGCGCGGGGGAGAGGACATCATCATCCTCGTCTCGGGCGGCCTGCGCGCCCACAACGTGGCCGAGGTCGTGGCGGCGTCGGGCGCTTCGGAGGTCCACATGCGCGCCCCGGGGGCCTCCGGGACCGACCGGGCGGAGGTTGAGAGGATCGTCTCGGCGCTGCACGGATAG
- a CDS encoding M81 family metallopeptidase, with product MTKPRIAVAGIHIESSTFTPYISTADDFIVTRGQELMDRFYWLDEDWATQIEWIPVLHSRALPGGVVERGAYEAWKAEILEGLAAAGPLDGLFFDIHGAMSVEGMDDAEGDLINAIRGVIGPEPMVSASMDLHGNVSQDLFDGCDILTCYRLAPHEDALESRRRAAYNLGMRLLNGAPKPVKALVHVPVLLPGEKTSTRIEPAKSLYKMIDPIEEMDGILDAAIWIGFAWADQPRCKGAVVVTGDDADLVKEQAERIGQYFWDVHDRFEFVAPVASMEECLAAAEEGPKPFFISDSGDNPGAGGADDVTVALAALLTWKPVQEATLDVVYASIIDPVAAGIAWEAGVGAEVDLEVGGHIDTREPGPLSVRATVEALADDPMGGHTALLRTGGLRFIITTNRNQYTMFSQFELLGVDITTADVVVVKIGYLEPDLYDTQKGWLMALTPGGVDQDLIRLGHHKIDRPMFPFDPEMDEPDLSAQVVVP from the coding sequence ATGACCAAGCCCCGTATCGCGGTCGCCGGCATCCACATCGAATCATCGACCTTCACCCCCTATATCTCCACCGCCGACGACTTTATCGTCACGCGCGGACAGGAGCTTATGGACCGCTTCTACTGGCTCGACGAGGACTGGGCCACCCAGATCGAATGGATCCCCGTCCTGCATTCGCGCGCCCTGCCCGGCGGCGTCGTCGAGCGCGGCGCCTACGAGGCCTGGAAGGCCGAGATCCTCGAGGGCTTGGCGGCCGCAGGCCCCCTCGATGGCCTCTTCTTCGATATTCACGGCGCCATGAGCGTGGAGGGCATGGACGACGCGGAGGGCGACCTCATCAACGCCATTCGCGGCGTGATCGGCCCGGAGCCCATGGTCAGCGCCTCGATGGACCTGCACGGAAACGTCTCCCAGGACCTCTTCGACGGCTGCGACATCCTCACCTGCTACCGCCTGGCACCCCACGAGGACGCCCTCGAGTCGCGCCGTCGCGCCGCCTACAACCTGGGCATGCGCCTCCTGAACGGAGCGCCCAAGCCCGTCAAGGCGCTCGTCCACGTCCCCGTCCTGCTGCCCGGCGAAAAGACCTCGACCCGCATTGAGCCCGCCAAATCCCTCTACAAGATGATCGACCCCATCGAGGAGATGGACGGCATCCTCGACGCCGCTATCTGGATCGGCTTCGCCTGGGCCGACCAGCCACGCTGCAAGGGTGCCGTCGTCGTGACCGGCGACGACGCGGACCTCGTCAAGGAACAGGCTGAGCGCATCGGCCAATACTTCTGGGATGTGCACGACCGCTTTGAATTCGTCGCCCCCGTCGCCTCCATGGAGGAGTGCCTGGCGGCAGCCGAAGAGGGCCCCAAGCCCTTCTTCATCTCCGACTCCGGCGACAACCCGGGCGCGGGCGGTGCCGACGACGTGACCGTCGCGCTCGCGGCCCTGCTGACGTGGAAGCCCGTCCAGGAGGCCACGCTCGACGTCGTGTACGCCTCGATCATCGACCCGGTCGCGGCCGGTATCGCGTGGGAGGCAGGCGTTGGCGCCGAGGTGGACCTCGAGGTCGGCGGACACATCGACACGCGCGAGCCTGGCCCGCTGTCCGTCCGCGCCACGGTCGAGGCCCTCGCCGACGACCCGATGGGCGGCCACACCGCGCTGCTGCGTACCGGAGGCCTGCGCTTCATCATCACGACGAACCGCAACCAGTACACGATGTTTAGCCAGTTCGAGCTGCTCGGCGTCGACATTACGACCGCCGACGTGGTCGTCGTCAAGATCGGCTACCTCGAGCCTGATCTGTACGACACGCAGAAGGGCTGGCTCATGGCGCTGACCCCCGGCGGCGTCGACCAGGACCTGATCCGCCTGGGCCACCACAAGATCGATCGCCCGATGTTCCCCTTCGATCCGGAGATGGATGAGCCCGATCTGAGCGCACAGGTCGTCGTCCCATGA
- a CDS encoding ABC transporter permease: protein MIQFILKRLGQAVVVVFLVTIITFILLQSQPGGAARAALGKDATKEQLAAFDHENGYDKPILEQYTIYVTKIAHGDFGYSYQHNQSVNDLLAARLPRTIFLSLLSTILALIIAVPLGVWQAVKRNKAPDYIVTIACLLAYSTPIFFAGLLLIVLFSQVWPILPNDAPQGESLSVMWEQWDHLILPVCALSVGTIAAYARYVRSSMVDNLNEQYVRTARAKGLSEFRVVFVHTLRNAMFPVITMIGLYIPAMFCGALVIETLFNFNGMGYLYYQATGRRDYPILLGVALIVSFATVIGALLADFLYAVADPRIRLAGRSK, encoded by the coding sequence ATGATTCAATTCATCCTCAAACGTCTCGGCCAGGCAGTCGTCGTCGTCTTCCTGGTCACCATCATCACCTTCATCCTGCTCCAGTCCCAGCCGGGCGGCGCCGCCCGAGCCGCACTGGGCAAAGACGCGACGAAAGAACAGCTCGCGGCCTTCGACCACGAAAATGGTTACGACAAGCCCATCCTCGAGCAATACACAATCTACGTCACCAAAATTGCGCACGGCGATTTCGGCTACTCCTACCAGCACAACCAGTCCGTCAACGACCTGCTGGCCGCCCGCCTGCCGCGCACCATCTTCCTCTCCCTGCTCTCCACCATCCTGGCCCTCATCATCGCGGTTCCCCTGGGCGTGTGGCAGGCGGTGAAGAGAAACAAGGCCCCCGACTACATCGTGACGATTGCGTGTCTGCTGGCCTACTCGACGCCCATCTTCTTCGCGGGCCTCCTCCTGATCGTCCTCTTCTCCCAGGTGTGGCCCATCCTGCCCAACGACGCCCCACAGGGAGAGAGCCTGTCCGTCATGTGGGAGCAGTGGGATCACCTGATCCTGCCGGTATGCGCCCTCTCTGTCGGCACAATCGCCGCCTACGCGCGCTACGTGCGCTCCTCGATGGTCGATAACCTCAACGAGCAGTATGTGCGCACGGCGCGCGCCAAGGGCCTGTCGGAGTTCCGCGTCGTCTTCGTGCACACGCTGCGCAACGCCATGTTCCCCGTCATCACCATGATCGGCCTGTACATTCCCGCGATGTTCTGTGGCGCCCTCGTCATCGAGACGCTCTTCAACTTCAACGGCATGGGCTACCTCTATTACCAGGCGACCGGCAGGCGAGACTACCCGATCCTCCTGGGCGTGGCGCTCATCGTCTCCTTCGCGACAGTCATCGGCGCCCTCCTGGCTGACTTCCTGTACGCCGTTGCCGATCCTCGAATCCGACTGGCAGGACGATCCAAATGA
- a CDS encoding ROK family protein — MATHDVDETVLTLIGSGQADTRPAIVKQTGLAASTVSAAVSRLVEAGVISETDESVSTGGRRARRLVTSDGVGALALVELGAHHGLVALTDPTQGVTRATSFLVDIASGPEAVLTAVMEEVSRQEKAAGVRVGGLALAVPGPVDAEHTRVIRPARMPGWDGINVAEEVARHCGLPAIIDNDARAGAVGESVYRRRLVGVAPIDTLIYVKAGSAIGGAYLVDGVPLVGQGGLAGDISHIPVDAASGRPCKCGNVGCLETIASADSIRADLAAAGLVYENNAQLLTAARDGVPAVATAIRQAGTLLGLSLAHLVSFLAPQGVILGGALSAVDAFSAGVRAALHQSCLPSIMENLVIESSRSGRDAALWGLSTLTPQKISKENHS, encoded by the coding sequence ATGGCGACCCACGATGTCGATGAGACCGTGTTGACGCTGATCGGTTCCGGCCAAGCGGACACTAGACCCGCGATTGTCAAACAAACCGGACTCGCCGCCTCGACGGTTTCCGCCGCCGTCTCCCGCCTCGTCGAAGCGGGCGTTATCTCAGAGACGGACGAATCGGTGTCCACGGGCGGGCGCAGGGCCCGCCGCCTCGTCACCTCCGACGGGGTCGGCGCCCTCGCCCTCGTCGAGCTCGGAGCCCACCACGGCCTCGTCGCCCTCACCGACCCGACCCAGGGTGTGACGCGCGCCACCAGCTTCCTCGTCGACATCGCGAGCGGACCCGAAGCGGTCCTTACCGCCGTCATGGAGGAAGTCTCGCGCCAGGAGAAGGCGGCCGGCGTGCGCGTGGGTGGCCTCGCCCTGGCAGTCCCCGGCCCCGTCGACGCCGAGCATACGCGCGTCATTCGCCCTGCCCGCATGCCCGGATGGGACGGCATCAACGTCGCCGAGGAGGTGGCCCGCCACTGCGGACTGCCCGCCATCATCGACAACGACGCCAGGGCCGGAGCCGTCGGCGAGTCCGTCTACCGGCGCCGACTTGTTGGGGTCGCTCCCATCGACACCCTCATCTACGTCAAGGCCGGCTCCGCGATCGGAGGTGCCTACCTCGTCGACGGCGTCCCCCTCGTCGGCCAAGGAGGCCTGGCCGGGGACATCTCGCACATTCCCGTCGACGCGGCGAGCGGGCGGCCCTGCAAGTGCGGCAACGTCGGATGCCTGGAAACGATCGCCTCCGCCGACTCGATCCGAGCCGACCTGGCCGCCGCGGGCCTCGTCTACGAGAACAACGCCCAGCTCCTGACAGCGGCCCGAGACGGCGTACCGGCCGTGGCCACCGCCATTCGCCAGGCGGGCACCCTCCTGGGCCTCAGCCTCGCCCACCTCGTGTCCTTCCTAGCCCCCCAGGGCGTCATCCTCGGCGGAGCCCTGTCCGCCGTCGACGCCTTCAGCGCGGGCGTGCGAGCCGCACTCCACCAGTCCTGTCTTCCATCCATCATGGAAAACCTCGTGATCGAATCATCCCGCTCCGGACGTGACGCCGCGCTCTGGGGCCTGTCGACACTCACGCCACAAAAGATCTCAAAGGAGAATCACTCATGA
- a CDS encoding HU family DNA-binding protein encodes MSVNRTELVAQIAERADLTKAKADEALAAFQAVLVESLAKGEAVKVTGLLSVERVERAARTGRNPRTGEEIKIPAGYGVKLSAGSTLKKAVSK; translated from the coding sequence ATGTCCGTGAACCGTACCGAGCTTGTTGCTCAGATTGCCGAGCGTGCCGACCTGACCAAGGCGAAGGCTGACGAGGCCCTGGCCGCTTTCCAGGCCGTCCTCGTTGAGTCCCTGGCTAAGGGCGAGGCCGTCAAGGTGACCGGCCTCCTCTCCGTCGAGCGCGTCGAGCGCGCCGCGCGCACCGGGCGTAACCCCCGCACCGGCGAAGAGATCAAGATTCCCGCCGGCTACGGCGTCAAGCTCTCCGCTGGCTCCACGCTGAAGAAGGCCGTCTCCAAGTGA
- a CDS encoding peptide ABC transporter substrate-binding protein encodes MNLRLKRWITAGAALAMVATMGLSACSTNRALTSETGKNEVTMASRTPNWIFPISAKGYTQGENGQFIQAMYRPLFAYKSSSDTPYKINLDKSLGLVPEVSEDGKTYTITLRDDAEWSDGTPVSTRDIEFWWNLVTNNKGEWASYKEGFFPDGASLDIKDEHTFSITTTDAFNPSWFIDNQINKVALLPQHAWDKTSADEAVSDLDRTPEGAQAVFAYLQGEAKNLSTYATNPLWQTVNGPWRLSSFTPDQGLELVPNENYWGKDKPQIDKLIYKAFTGDDAEFNSVRSGAIDFGYIPAAQYNQRSAVESKGYNVYLWAGNTITYLALNFAPQAPGSKYINQKYIRQAMQELIDQPTLSEKIWSGTASPTCGPVPMAADKVGTTEGCFYKFDPDAAKKLLEDHGWKVVPDGSTTCENPGTGEGQCGEGIAAGDALSFKLISQSGFVSTHQMFEEIISQFGKLGIKIDMNEVPDSVGASQACDDETPCTWDLSFFGSQTSWGFPIYASGERLFATGAPVNLGQYSNPEADKLIEESTRSTAPDALQAYNDFLAEDLPVLWMPNPYYQITAVKNTIDLGELDATGDTWPEDWAWKTDGTK; translated from the coding sequence ATGAACCTCAGATTAAAGCGGTGGATCACCGCCGGCGCGGCTCTCGCCATGGTAGCCACCATGGGCCTGTCCGCATGCAGCACCAACCGTGCGCTCACCTCGGAGACCGGAAAGAACGAGGTCACCATGGCCTCGCGTACTCCCAACTGGATCTTCCCGATCTCCGCCAAGGGCTACACGCAGGGTGAGAACGGCCAGTTCATCCAAGCGATGTACCGTCCGCTCTTCGCCTACAAGTCCTCCTCCGATACCCCCTACAAGATCAACCTCGACAAGTCCCTGGGCCTGGTTCCCGAGGTCTCCGAGGACGGTAAGACCTACACCATCACCCTGCGCGACGACGCGGAGTGGTCCGACGGCACTCCCGTCTCCACGCGCGACATCGAGTTCTGGTGGAACCTCGTCACCAATAACAAGGGGGAGTGGGCCTCCTACAAGGAAGGCTTCTTCCCCGACGGTGCCTCCCTCGACATTAAGGACGAGCACACCTTCTCGATCACGACCACCGACGCCTTCAACCCGTCCTGGTTCATTGACAACCAGATCAACAAGGTTGCGCTGCTCCCCCAGCACGCGTGGGACAAGACCAGCGCCGACGAGGCCGTGTCCGATCTGGACCGCACCCCCGAGGGCGCGCAGGCCGTCTTCGCATACCTCCAGGGCGAAGCCAAGAACCTGTCCACCTACGCCACCAACCCCCTGTGGCAGACGGTGAACGGCCCCTGGAGGCTCTCCTCCTTCACCCCCGACCAGGGCCTCGAACTGGTCCCCAACGAGAACTACTGGGGCAAGGACAAGCCGCAGATCGACAAGCTGATCTACAAGGCCTTCACCGGTGACGACGCCGAGTTCAACTCCGTTCGCTCGGGCGCCATCGACTTCGGCTACATCCCCGCCGCCCAGTACAACCAGCGCTCCGCCGTCGAGAGCAAGGGCTACAACGTCTACCTGTGGGCGGGCAACACCATCACCTACCTGGCCCTGAACTTCGCACCCCAGGCCCCCGGCTCGAAGTACATCAACCAGAAGTACATCCGCCAGGCGATGCAGGAGCTCATCGACCAGCCGACCCTGTCGGAAAAGATCTGGTCGGGTACCGCTTCCCCCACCTGCGGCCCCGTCCCCATGGCCGCCGATAAGGTCGGCACCACCGAAGGCTGCTTCTACAAGTTCGATCCGGACGCCGCCAAGAAGCTCCTCGAGGACCACGGCTGGAAGGTCGTCCCCGACGGCTCCACCACCTGCGAGAACCCCGGCACCGGCGAAGGCCAGTGCGGCGAGGGGATCGCGGCCGGCGACGCCCTGAGCTTCAAGCTCATCTCCCAGTCGGGCTTCGTCTCCACGCACCAGATGTTCGAAGAGATCATCTCTCAGTTCGGCAAGCTCGGCATCAAGATCGACATGAACGAGGTTCCCGACTCGGTCGGCGCGTCGCAGGCATGCGACGACGAGACCCCCTGCACGTGGGACCTGTCCTTCTTCGGATCCCAGACCTCGTGGGGCTTCCCGATCTACGCCTCCGGCGAGCGTCTCTTCGCGACCGGCGCGCCGGTCAACCTCGGTCAGTACTCCAACCCCGAGGCCGACAAGCTCATCGAAGAGTCGACGCGCTCGACCGCACCCGACGCCCTCCAGGCGTACAACGACTTCCTCGCGGAGGACCTCCCCGTCCTGTGGATGCCCAACCCGTACTACCAGATCACCGCTGTGAAGAACACGATTGACCTGGGAGAACTCGACGCCACGGGTGACACCTGGCCCGAGGACTGGGCGTGGAAGACCGACGGGACTAAGTAA
- a CDS encoding ROK family protein has protein sequence MSAVKDSPGPVFAGIDIGGTSIKWMIVDEAGVILTQGNAPTDRDQVAAQVGGIGARLAGEYPGLVGFGLICPGLVDEESGIVVYAANLELRGVQLARAVEEATGVPAALMHDGRAAGLAEGLLGAGRGASSFLMMPIGTGISVALMLGDGLWSGATFSAGEVGHAPVFPGGESCRCGSRGCLEVYASAKGIARRYEQATGEDIGAKAIEKAIGTDPVATEVWETAVRALALSLTHMTLTVDVERIIIGGGLSHAGENLLAPLRAQFASMLTFRDAPEIVRASLGGAGGRWGAAILAARVGGSSCYERWQP, from the coding sequence ATGAGTGCCGTCAAGGACTCGCCCGGTCCGGTATTCGCGGGCATCGACATCGGCGGCACCTCCATCAAGTGGATGATCGTCGACGAGGCCGGTGTGATCCTCACGCAGGGCAACGCGCCCACGGATCGTGATCAGGTGGCCGCCCAGGTCGGCGGCATCGGGGCGCGCCTGGCTGGCGAGTATCCGGGACTGGTGGGTTTTGGCCTCATCTGCCCCGGCCTCGTCGATGAGGAAAGCGGGATCGTCGTGTACGCGGCGAACCTGGAGCTGCGCGGCGTCCAGCTGGCTCGCGCGGTCGAGGAGGCTACCGGCGTTCCCGCCGCCCTCATGCATGACGGTCGCGCCGCCGGCCTGGCCGAGGGGCTCCTTGGGGCGGGGCGCGGGGCCTCTTCCTTCCTGATGATGCCTATCGGTACGGGAATTTCCGTCGCACTCATGCTCGGGGACGGTCTGTGGAGCGGCGCGACGTTTAGCGCCGGCGAGGTCGGGCATGCCCCCGTCTTTCCCGGGGGTGAATCGTGCCGCTGTGGCTCGCGCGGCTGCCTGGAGGTCTACGCCTCCGCCAAAGGCATCGCGAGGCGCTACGAGCAGGCCACCGGCGAGGACATCGGCGCCAAAGCGATCGAGAAGGCGATCGGCACCGACCCGGTGGCGACCGAGGTGTGGGAGACCGCCGTGCGTGCCCTCGCCCTGTCCCTCACCCACATGACGCTCACCGTCGACGTCGAGCGCATCATCATCGGCGGCGGGCTGTCGCACGCGGGGGAGAACCTGCTCGCGCCGCTACGTGCCCAGTTCGCGTCGATGCTGACCTTCCGTGACGCTCCCGAGATCGTTCGCGCCTCCCTCGGGGGTGCCGGCGGGCGTTGGGGAGCCGCGATCCTGGCCGCCCGCGTGGGCGGATCGTCCTGCTATGAAAGGTGGCAGCCGTGA
- a CDS encoding ABC transporter permease translates to MSTATATPTAPAKARTAPKSTKLQGLQVFMENRLAVFGVCMLLILLAFSFIGPLFYVTDQVHTDLMNSALPPSSEHPLGTDMVGYDQLGRLMKGGQTSIIVGLFAGIIATTIGTLYGAIAGFVGGWIDAIMMRIVDALMSVPVLFLFMLIATMIPPTVPVLIIIMSALSWLGTSRLIRGEALSLRTREYVVAMRGMGGSMPRAIRTHIVRNTIGTVIVNATFQVADAVLYVAYLSFLGLGAQPPATDWGAMLSNSQSHVYSGNWWLLYPPGVLIIILVLSFNFIGDGLRDAFEVRLRKR, encoded by the coding sequence ATGAGCACAGCAACCGCCACCCCCACCGCGCCAGCGAAGGCGCGCACCGCCCCCAAGTCCACGAAGCTCCAGGGCCTGCAGGTCTTCATGGAGAACCGGCTCGCCGTCTTCGGCGTGTGCATGCTCCTGATTCTGCTGGCGTTCTCCTTCATCGGTCCACTCTTCTACGTGACCGACCAGGTTCACACCGACCTCATGAACTCGGCGCTGCCTCCCTCCTCCGAGCACCCGCTCGGCACGGACATGGTCGGCTACGACCAGCTCGGCCGCCTCATGAAGGGCGGACAGACCTCGATCATCGTCGGCCTCTTCGCCGGCATCATCGCGACCACGATCGGCACCCTGTACGGCGCGATCGCGGGCTTCGTCGGGGGCTGGATCGACGCGATCATGATGCGCATCGTTGACGCGCTCATGTCCGTGCCCGTCCTGTTCCTCTTCATGCTCATCGCGACGATGATCCCCCCGACGGTCCCCGTCCTGATCATCATCATGTCGGCTCTGTCCTGGCTGGGCACGTCCCGACTGATCCGAGGCGAGGCCCTGTCCCTGCGCACGCGCGAATACGTCGTCGCGATGCGAGGCATGGGCGGGTCGATGCCCCGGGCGATCCGCACGCACATCGTGCGCAACACGATCGGTACCGTCATCGTCAACGCAACCTTCCAGGTCGCCGACGCCGTCCTCTACGTCGCTTACCTGTCGTTCCTTGGCCTGGGCGCGCAGCCTCCCGCCACCGACTGGGGAGCCATGCTCTCCAACAGCCAGTCGCACGTGTATTCGGGCAACTGGTGGCTGCTCTACCCGCCGGGCGTCCTCATCATCATCCTGGTCTTGTCGTTCAACTTTATCGGCGACGGCCTGCGTGACGCCTTCGAAGTTCGACTGCGCAAGAGGTGA